A region of Pseudomonas putida DNA encodes the following proteins:
- a CDS encoding glutathione S-transferase, whose protein sequence is MLKIWGRKNSSNVRKALWIAHELGLDFESIDAGGAFGVVNEPHYRARNPNGLVPMLEDGDLTLWESNTIVRYLCAEYGQEQGWYLEDPRQRALADKWMDWTTSSFATPFRPLFWGLLRTPEDQRDWVAINAAHKQCAQLLTIADETLAKQPYLSGDQIGMGDIPLGSFIYAWFEMPIERPAMYHLQAWYERLKQRPAYQAAVMTALT, encoded by the coding sequence ATGTTGAAGATTTGGGGTCGCAAGAATTCGAGCAACGTGCGCAAGGCGCTGTGGATCGCCCATGAACTGGGCCTGGACTTCGAGTCCATCGACGCCGGCGGCGCCTTCGGCGTGGTCAACGAGCCGCACTACCGCGCCCGCAACCCCAACGGCCTGGTGCCGATGCTCGAAGACGGCGACCTGACGCTGTGGGAGTCCAATACCATCGTCCGCTACCTCTGCGCCGAGTACGGCCAGGAGCAGGGTTGGTATCTGGAAGACCCGCGCCAGCGGGCCCTGGCCGACAAGTGGATGGACTGGACGACCTCGTCCTTCGCCACCCCGTTCCGCCCACTGTTCTGGGGCCTGCTACGCACGCCAGAAGACCAGCGCGACTGGGTCGCGATCAACGCCGCGCACAAGCAGTGCGCCCAGTTGCTGACCATCGCCGACGAAACCCTTGCCAAGCAGCCGTACCTGTCCGGTGACCAGATCGGCATGGGCGACATCCCACTGGGTAGCTTCATCTATGCCTGGTTCGAAATGCCCATCGAGCGCCCGGCCATGTATCACCTGCAAGCCTGGTACGAGCGCCTGAAGCAGCGCCCGGCCTATCAGGCGGCGGTGATGACCGCGCTGACTTGA